A single Bacillus sp. OxB-1 DNA region contains:
- a CDS encoding nuclease-related domain-containing protein: MKELKNGLAIQNRILPLNKGDLMTKMGSNYNFLFPYGFQLKSVLRSAEEVNGQLIVKKRSVPYNLIGMHAMQERILPTHPFAEKLKERIRIAQAGTNGEKVVDQIFLKYQFGFEHYIFHDLNLTSTGKFQLDTLFLSPQGVYILEIKNIAGRIHFPNEWNQMVRVLDNGQTDAFECPSVQLERNCFLLEDWFHSRNLSVPITGAVVFTQSRQLIENSRPRLTMLFPYELPNVLRKREQKPPILDSKTLSVIVHELSSAHQDFNPFPLCNTMNISPLDIKSGVQCENCGMLGMDKIFRGWICPGCHHVSKRAHQRTIQDWFMLVSETMTNRECREFLHVSANYTAARLLGELPLEPEGMSRGRFYRFPLNLMKEDYEKSPDSQGTLH; the protein is encoded by the coding sequence TTGAAGGAGTTAAAGAACGGTTTAGCTATCCAAAATCGTATTTTGCCGCTTAATAAGGGGGATTTGATGACAAAAATGGGATCAAATTATAACTTTCTATTTCCATATGGTTTCCAATTGAAGTCTGTGTTACGCTCAGCAGAGGAGGTGAATGGACAGTTGATAGTCAAAAAAAGGTCTGTTCCATACAATTTAATCGGAATGCATGCTATGCAGGAGAGGATTTTACCCACCCACCCATTTGCAGAGAAGCTTAAAGAGCGGATCCGGATTGCTCAAGCTGGTACAAATGGTGAAAAGGTCGTGGATCAAATCTTTTTGAAGTATCAATTTGGTTTCGAGCATTATATATTCCACGACTTGAATTTAACTTCAACCGGAAAATTTCAACTGGACACGCTGTTTCTTTCTCCTCAAGGTGTTTACATCTTGGAAATTAAAAATATTGCGGGCCGTATTCATTTTCCAAATGAGTGGAATCAAATGGTCCGTGTCCTGGATAACGGTCAAACGGATGCTTTCGAGTGCCCCTCCGTCCAGCTGGAGCGGAATTGTTTTCTATTGGAAGATTGGTTTCATTCCAGAAATCTTTCTGTTCCGATTACAGGCGCTGTCGTCTTCACTCAATCCAGGCAGTTGATCGAGAATTCCCGGCCTCGTTTGACCATGCTTTTCCCATATGAGCTTCCAAATGTTCTCCGAAAACGAGAGCAAAAGCCCCCCATCTTAGATAGTAAAACCTTATCAGTGATAGTACATGAACTATCGAGTGCACACCAGGATTTCAATCCATTTCCACTATGTAACACGATGAATATAAGTCCACTTGATATAAAAAGTGGTGTTCAATGCGAGAATTGCGGGATGCTTGGCATGGATAAAATATTCCGTGGCTGGATTTGTCCGGGTTGTCACCATGTTAGTAAACGAGCGCATCAGCGGACTATCCAGGATTGGTTCATGCTGGTAAGTGAAACTATGACAAATCGGGAGTGTCGGGAATTTCTCCATGTATCAGCGAACTATACTGCTGCCCGATTGCTCGGCGAGTTGCCTCTTGAACCAGAAGGGATGAGCAGGGGGAGATTTTATCGTTTTCCCTTAAATCTGATGAAAGAGGATTATGAGAAAAGCCCTGATTCGCAAGGAACGCTCCACTGA
- a CDS encoding ABC transporter permease yields the protein MTPLALALTLVFVLIPLALSKTLGLRLERDTMIATIRSIVQLLLVGFVLQFVFDSESYLFIVLMVALMIAAAVQNARKKGGGIRGITWKLAVTFVAIELLTTAATRSVCLGFLSYPSLFNERMQLIRLGR from the coding sequence ATGACTCCGTTGGCATTGGCGCTCACCTTGGTATTTGTCCTGATTCCATTGGCTTTATCCAAAACGCTCGGTTTGCGGCTGGAACGGGATACGATGATCGCGACAATCCGTTCCATCGTGCAATTATTGCTAGTCGGGTTCGTCCTGCAATTCGTATTCGACTCGGAAAGTTATTTATTCATCGTGCTGATGGTTGCCTTGATGATTGCCGCGGCTGTGCAGAACGCCCGCAAGAAAGGGGGAGGCATCCGGGGCATTACATGGAAGTTGGCTGTGACCTTTGTTGCGATTGAGCTGCTGACGACGGCCGCCACGAGGAGCGTCTGTCTCGGCTTCTTATCCTATCCATCTCTTTTCAATGAGAGGATGCAACTGATCCGCCTGGGCCGATAG
- a CDS encoding ABC transporter ATP-binding protein, whose amino-acid sequence MEFASDEPALQLRDVSYSTEGIDILRGVTGPFRRGEITTLVGPSGAGKTTLLKLCNGLVSPTGGNIYVEGREITHFSPTELRRHVGIVLQNSPMTTDSVLDNIALPLRLKGKELSAEEAVDVLEQVGLDPDFIHRDANGLSGGQRQKVSIARTLLNDPQILLLDEITSALDPSSVREIEALIRKLNTERGITVIWITHNFEQAKRMAHSVWVMVRGELVQTGEISLLEKSSNPMVDRFVNGVSE is encoded by the coding sequence ATGGAATTTGCGTCCGATGAGCCGGCATTGCAGCTTCGGGACGTTTCCTATTCAACAGAGGGTATCGATATTTTACGAGGGGTGACAGGTCCTTTCCGGCGCGGGGAGATTACCACCCTGGTCGGTCCTTCCGGCGCGGGAAAAACGACTTTGCTGAAACTATGCAATGGGTTGGTGAGCCCGACTGGCGGGAACATTTACGTGGAGGGACGGGAGATTACCCATTTTTCGCCTACGGAACTTCGGCGCCATGTCGGGATTGTGTTGCAAAACTCGCCTATGACAACAGACAGCGTGTTGGATAATATAGCGTTGCCCCTTCGATTAAAAGGCAAGGAGCTTTCGGCGGAAGAAGCGGTAGATGTGCTCGAGCAGGTTGGCTTGGATCCCGATTTTATCCATCGCGATGCAAATGGCCTTTCGGGAGGACAGCGGCAGAAAGTGTCGATTGCTCGGACTTTGCTCAATGATCCCCAAATTCTCTTGCTGGATGAAATCACGTCGGCTTTGGACCCATCGTCGGTACGTGAAATCGAGGCATTGATCCGCAAGCTGAATACGGAAAGAGGAATCACGGTCATTTGGATTACGCATAATTTCGAACAGGCCAAACGGATGGCCCATTCGGTTTGGGTAATGGTCCGGGGAGAACTTGTGCAGACGGGTGAAATTTCGCTATTGGAGAAATCCAGCAATCCGATGGTGGACCGTTTTGTAAACGGGGTGTCCGAATGA
- a CDS encoding ABC transporter permease has protein sequence MLKLVQNEWMKCWARKGTWVMAGLLVVLVAGMLGLTKWVASSEGTEDWRSAVQEELAGVQELAQDPTLTAGEKEQLMGEEKVLEYRLAHDIAPIDSNSREGIIMDSAGIGSIAVLFTVIVAAGIVASEFSQGTIKMLLSRPVKRWKVLTSKYVAVVAFGILLMFIGFAISIIGAYILFPSGGGQELVWNGQEVVTASIWGKGLYLLLLSFANVFIIATFSFMIGSVFRSSSLAIGLSLFIYFMGSTVVVLLSKYEFVKYIVFTHMDLTMYETGYQIVEGITLPFSLAVLAVYLVLFLVISYSTFTRRDVAA, from the coding sequence TTGCTGAAGCTTGTACAAAATGAATGGATGAAATGTTGGGCAAGGAAAGGGACCTGGGTCATGGCCGGATTGTTGGTCGTTCTCGTCGCGGGGATGCTTGGTTTGACGAAATGGGTTGCATCTTCGGAAGGAACGGAGGATTGGCGGTCAGCGGTACAGGAAGAATTGGCGGGAGTTCAGGAATTGGCACAGGATCCGACCCTGACAGCCGGTGAAAAGGAGCAATTGATGGGGGAAGAGAAGGTGTTGGAGTATCGGCTCGCCCACGATATCGCTCCGATTGACTCTAATAGCCGGGAGGGCATCATCATGGATTCCGCCGGCATCGGATCCATAGCGGTCCTTTTTACAGTCATTGTGGCAGCGGGCATTGTCGCTTCGGAATTTTCACAGGGAACGATTAAAATGCTGCTCTCCCGTCCTGTCAAACGGTGGAAAGTGTTGACGTCAAAATATGTGGCGGTCGTGGCCTTCGGGATTTTATTGATGTTTATCGGGTTTGCGATATCGATTATCGGGGCGTACATCTTATTCCCGTCGGGGGGCGGCCAGGAGCTTGTTTGGAATGGACAGGAAGTCGTGACAGCTTCGATTTGGGGCAAAGGCTTATATTTATTGCTTTTGTCCTTCGCGAATGTGTTCATCATCGCCACCTTCTCTTTCATGATCGGCAGCGTGTTCCGTTCCAGTTCTCTCGCTATCGGGTTGTCCCTGTTTATTTACTTTATGGGATCCACCGTCGTTGTCCTGCTGTCCAAATACGAATTCGTGAAATATATCGTGTTCACTCATATGGATCTGACTATGTATGAGACAGGTTACCAAATCGTGGAGGGGATTACGTTGCCTTTCTCTTTGGCAGTGCTTGCAGTGTATCTCGTACTGTTCCTGGTCATCAGCTATTCGACCTTTACCCGGCGGGATGTGGCGGCTTGA
- a CDS encoding ABC transporter ATP-binding protein, whose translation MRPLGWYRCLGRESEVETKPIVELRGLSKSIRSKKLVDDLNLALYPGQITGFLGPNGAGKTTTIRMMVGLMKPSGGDVVIDGVSLAESFEEGMGKVGVIVENPEMYGYLSGYKNLLHFARMHKGVAKERITEVVSQVGLQNRIHEKVSTYSLGMRQRLGLAQALLHRPRFLILDEPTNGLDPAGIREFRTYLREIAEKDGISVFVSSHMLSEIELMCDRIAVIQNGRLIDIRNMEESNESHYYIEAFPVDSAERLLVEEGFTVERYKEGLTFAAEKMQIPGLIQQCMEKGLRLFEVQPFRKTLEDQFLEMTGGGQIAEACTK comes from the coding sequence ATGCGACCGCTTGGATGGTATCGCTGTTTAGGGAGGGAAAGTGAAGTGGAAACGAAACCGATTGTAGAGTTGCGCGGATTATCGAAATCAATCCGCTCGAAGAAACTGGTCGATGATTTGAACTTGGCGCTATATCCGGGTCAGATCACCGGATTTCTCGGGCCCAATGGTGCGGGGAAAACGACGACGATCCGGATGATGGTCGGTTTGATGAAACCTTCAGGCGGAGATGTGGTGATCGATGGGGTGTCGCTGGCAGAGTCATTCGAAGAAGGGATGGGGAAAGTCGGGGTCATCGTCGAAAATCCCGAGATGTACGGATATCTGTCCGGCTATAAGAATTTGCTCCATTTTGCCCGGATGCACAAGGGTGTGGCGAAGGAGCGGATTACGGAAGTCGTCAGTCAGGTTGGACTGCAAAACCGAATTCACGAGAAAGTGTCCACATATTCTCTCGGGATGCGCCAACGTTTAGGTTTAGCCCAGGCATTGCTGCACCGCCCGCGGTTTTTAATATTGGATGAGCCGACGAACGGGTTGGATCCTGCGGGTATCCGCGAGTTCCGGACGTATTTGCGGGAGATCGCGGAGAAGGATGGGATTTCCGTGTTCGTATCGAGCCATATGCTGTCGGAAATCGAGCTCATGTGCGACCGGATTGCCGTCATCCAGAATGGTCGATTGATTGATATCCGCAATATGGAGGAGTCGAATGAAAGCCATTACTATATAGAAGCATTTCCGGTGGATTCTGCGGAACGCTTGTTGGTGGAGGAAGGATTTACGGTGGAACGTTATAAGGAAGGATTGACGTTTGCCGCGGAGAAGATGCAGATTCCCGGGCTGATTCAGCAGTGCATGGAGAAGGGGCTTCGGTTATTCGAAGTACAGCCGTTCCGCAAGACATTGGAAGATCAATTTTTGGAAATGACGGGAGGTGGGCAGATTGCTGAAGCTTGTACAAAATGA
- a CDS encoding ABC transporter ATP-binding protein: MIELKNVSKKYGSRRALDDLTLALPKGKIVGLVGENGSGKTTLLKLIAGLLTPNSGSAECNGEKITRRIASSVAYMPDADLFYPYLTVGQLFEFYESQFADFNPVKAKEMAQFLNIGLDSKMKNLSKGNRGRVKIAVTLAREADYYLLDEPFSGLDPMVREDISKGLIRFTDTERQTIVMSTHELKEVEPLLDEIVVLRGGRLLAHESVDEIRDVHGMDATAWMVSLFREGK; the protein is encoded by the coding sequence ATGATTGAGCTGAAAAACGTGTCGAAAAAGTATGGTAGCCGCAGGGCGCTCGACGATTTGACGCTTGCGCTGCCGAAGGGGAAAATCGTCGGATTGGTCGGGGAAAACGGTAGTGGCAAGACGACGTTATTGAAACTCATCGCAGGGCTGTTGACGCCGAATTCCGGCAGTGCCGAGTGCAATGGTGAAAAAATTACGCGGCGAATTGCCTCTTCCGTAGCGTATATGCCGGATGCGGATTTATTTTATCCCTATTTGACGGTGGGGCAGTTGTTTGAGTTTTATGAGTCGCAATTCGCCGATTTCAATCCGGTCAAGGCGAAAGAAATGGCCCAGTTTTTAAATATCGGGCTGGATTCGAAAATGAAGAACTTGTCCAAGGGAAATCGTGGTCGTGTGAAAATTGCGGTGACGCTTGCACGGGAGGCTGACTACTATTTGCTGGATGAGCCGTTTTCGGGACTGGACCCGATGGTGCGGGAGGATATTTCCAAGGGGCTGATCCGCTTCACAGATACGGAACGGCAAACGATTGTCATGTCCACACATGAGTTGAAGGAAGTGGAACCATTGCTCGATGAAATTGTCGTGTTACGCGGGGGCCGCCTGCTTGCGCATGAGTCGGTTGATGAAATCCGTGATGTCCATGGAATGGATGCGACCGCTTGGATGGTATCGCTGTTTAGGGAGGGAAAGTGA
- a CDS encoding GntR family transcriptional regulator gives MGIEFLPDKPIYQQLIDRIIGEIIRGTLQPGEKLPSVRDYAVEAGVNANTMQRVYKELEQMEITETRRGQGSFVTEDETKIAKVRDAMKDQLITSFIQSVEAFGFTTDEMIHHLQERGGNDD, from the coding sequence ATGGGCATTGAATTTCTACCTGATAAACCGATTTATCAACAGCTCATCGATCGCATTATCGGCGAAATTATCCGAGGCACTTTGCAACCAGGAGAGAAATTGCCTTCCGTCCGTGATTATGCAGTGGAGGCCGGGGTCAATGCCAATACGATGCAGCGTGTGTATAAGGAGTTGGAGCAAATGGAAATCACCGAAACGAGAAGGGGCCAAGGGTCGTTTGTGACGGAAGATGAAACGAAAATTGCGAAGGTCCGGGATGCGATGAAGGATCAATTGATCACGTCCTTCATCCAAAGTGTGGAGGCGTTCGGCTTTACGACGGATGAAATGATCCATCATTTACAAGAGCGGGGTGGGAACGATGATTGA
- the tnpC gene encoding IS66 family transposase produces the protein MANESSTEKVIQLLEEQLAVSNQQNQKLSRQIESLTQQVQNLTKLLYGSKTEKSKYNAPDGQGSLFEDDSSFPDSEHTEEQSQQTISYTVVRKAQRKKRNDILREDIETEVIHHHPEHTECACCHRQMTEIGGTIVREEALFIPATMKKVQHMEHAYECIHCKNDVSLPAQIVRGKAPQPAIQRSIAGPSVLAKAIYDKFIQYLPLYRQVKEWERYGLMTNDKNLSNWVISVADKWLSPIYERMKDLLTCKNVLHVDETYAQVILRSDGKSGQSKAYNWVCRTVPSQGPVMVLFQSSLSRSREVLKNFIQGYKGTIICDGYSAYGNLEGITFSHCWAHVRRYWLKADSKNGRMGVEYCDRLYHLERKFRNLPPGKRRKARNKHSKPIVEEFLQWVEQSPFYGKSALATAAEYTLNRAEGLRAFLKDGRLEIDNNPAENAIRPNVIGRKNWLFSVSEAGAQANAICLSLAETAKIHGIDFYTYLQKLFTELPNLNFQQDPDLLDNYLPWSKTIRLSCGRK, from the coding sequence ATGGCAAACGAATCTTCAACCGAAAAGGTCATTCAATTATTGGAGGAGCAATTGGCCGTTTCGAATCAGCAGAACCAAAAGCTCAGCCGCCAGATTGAATCGCTCACCCAACAAGTGCAGAATCTGACCAAGCTTTTGTACGGATCCAAGACGGAGAAATCCAAATACAATGCGCCCGACGGGCAAGGATCCCTGTTTGAGGATGATTCGTCTTTTCCTGACTCTGAGCACACAGAGGAACAAAGCCAACAGACGATTTCCTACACTGTTGTCCGGAAAGCCCAACGGAAAAAGCGGAATGATATTCTGCGGGAAGACATCGAAACGGAAGTCATCCATCATCATCCGGAACACACCGAATGCGCCTGCTGCCATCGTCAAATGACGGAGATCGGTGGGACCATTGTGCGGGAAGAAGCCCTATTCATCCCGGCGACAATGAAAAAAGTACAGCATATGGAACACGCCTATGAATGTATCCACTGTAAAAACGATGTATCCCTACCTGCACAAATCGTCCGCGGCAAGGCGCCTCAGCCGGCCATTCAACGGAGCATCGCAGGTCCCAGCGTATTGGCCAAAGCCATCTACGATAAATTCATCCAATACCTGCCCCTTTACCGGCAGGTAAAGGAATGGGAACGCTACGGACTGATGACCAACGACAAGAACCTGTCCAATTGGGTGATCTCCGTAGCGGATAAATGGTTGTCGCCTATATACGAGCGGATGAAAGATCTGTTGACGTGCAAAAACGTTCTTCATGTCGATGAAACATACGCTCAAGTCATTCTCAGGTCGGATGGGAAATCTGGTCAGTCGAAAGCCTATAATTGGGTGTGTCGGACTGTACCGAGTCAAGGACCTGTCATGGTCCTTTTTCAGAGTTCCCTATCTCGTTCTCGTGAAGTGCTCAAAAACTTCATTCAGGGATACAAAGGGACCATCATTTGTGATGGTTATTCTGCTTATGGCAATCTGGAAGGTATTACATTCTCCCACTGTTGGGCACACGTGCGCCGGTATTGGCTCAAGGCCGACAGCAAGAATGGCCGAATGGGCGTGGAGTATTGCGACCGCCTTTATCATCTGGAGCGGAAGTTCAGGAATTTGCCTCCGGGCAAACGACGAAAGGCGCGGAACAAGCACTCCAAACCAATTGTCGAGGAATTCCTTCAGTGGGTAGAGCAATCTCCTTTCTATGGGAAAAGTGCGCTTGCGACAGCAGCGGAGTATACACTGAACCGGGCGGAAGGGCTACGGGCATTCCTGAAGGACGGCCGGCTCGAGATCGACAACAATCCCGCTGAGAATGCCATCCGACCGAACGTCATCGGACGTAAAAATTGGTTATTCTCCGTGAGTGAAGCGGGTGCGCAAGCGAATGCCATCTGCCTATCTCTTGCCGAAACAGCGAAGATCCATGGAATTGATTTTTACACCTATCTGCAAAAGCTGTTTACTGAGCTACCGAATTTGAACTTTCAGCAGGACCCCGACCTGTTGGACAATTATTTGCCTTGGTCAAAGACCATCCGTCTTTCATGCGGAAGAAAATAG
- the tnpB gene encoding IS66 family insertion sequence element accessory protein TnpB (TnpB, as the term is used for proteins encoded by IS66 family insertion elements, is considered an accessory protein, since TnpC, encoded by a neighboring gene, is a DDE family transposase.), giving the protein MRQDYTQVQNIYIICGKTDMRKGIDGLATLIQDSFELDPYSDSIFLFAGWKKDRYKCLYFDGDGFAMLYKRLDSGKLQWPRNEQEVKNLTQQELRWLLEGLSIQQPKAIQPSLKGAF; this is encoded by the coding sequence ATGAGGCAGGACTACACCCAAGTCCAAAATATCTATATCATTTGCGGGAAGACCGATATGCGAAAAGGGATTGATGGATTGGCTACACTGATCCAAGATTCCTTCGAGCTGGATCCCTATAGCGATTCCATCTTCCTGTTCGCCGGTTGGAAGAAGGACCGATACAAATGTCTGTATTTCGACGGCGACGGCTTCGCGATGCTGTATAAGCGGCTGGACAGCGGAAAGCTTCAATGGCCAAGAAATGAACAGGAAGTAAAGAATCTGACCCAGCAGGAGCTTCGCTGGCTGCTCGAAGGTTTGTCCATTCAACAGCCGAAAGCGATTCAGCCATCGCTGAAAGGCGCGTTCTAA
- a CDS encoding spore germination protein — protein MYMFRKKKQIESKLAAQSIAESELSIEALKKGLVQMDDAEFVEIDISDIRKIHLVYIRTLIDQEKLNESIIKPLTNCSKPVLQDCIVNSSIIHIPIFIEAKKQLFSGSILLFDSSQNLWLAVPLQNPIGRAIETSETETILFGAKDSFSEQIEQNITLIRRRLPIHELKAEKFTVGSMSETSVVLMYIEGLTNPDFVSTVKEKISEINFDLFFDSSQIAAFMEENQNSIFPQLQQTDRPDVVAYSLGLGKITLLVDNTPFALVAPITFFHLFQSPEDYINRWVVSSFLRILRYISFILSITLIPFYVALTTHHYQMIPIQTLLVLVDSRSKLPFTPFWEAFIMLIFIEIIKEASLRMPTKTGQTLGVIGGIVIGQAAVEAGFASNVLIVMVGISTIASFLIPNYLMTKANSFIQLMLLVFSSLFGIIGIALGIIAILAHLNSLSSIKQPYFSPVSPFFGKDWIDLFIRGPLDKMLERPKHLKPLKLKRYKTRR, from the coding sequence ATGTACATGTTTAGGAAAAAAAAACAAATTGAAAGTAAGCTTGCTGCTCAATCAATAGCTGAATCAGAATTATCGATAGAAGCTCTGAAAAAAGGCCTCGTTCAAATGGATGATGCAGAATTTGTCGAAATTGACATTTCCGATATTCGAAAAATTCATCTTGTTTACATACGAACTCTTATTGACCAAGAAAAATTAAATGAAAGCATTATAAAACCTTTAACTAATTGTTCCAAACCTGTTCTTCAAGATTGCATTGTGAATTCCTCAATTATTCACATTCCTATTTTTATAGAGGCAAAAAAACAGTTGTTTTCAGGGTCCATTTTGTTATTTGATTCTTCTCAAAACCTTTGGTTAGCTGTGCCATTACAAAATCCTATTGGACGTGCCATTGAAACTTCCGAAACAGAAACCATCTTGTTCGGAGCGAAGGACAGCTTTAGTGAACAAATAGAACAAAATATTACGCTTATTCGAAGACGACTCCCCATACATGAACTGAAAGCAGAGAAGTTTACTGTCGGTTCTATGAGTGAGACAAGTGTTGTTTTAATGTACATAGAGGGGTTGACTAATCCTGATTTTGTTTCAACAGTCAAAGAGAAGATTTCTGAAATTAATTTTGATCTCTTCTTTGACTCTTCTCAAATTGCGGCATTCATGGAGGAAAATCAAAACAGTATTTTTCCTCAGTTACAGCAAACTGACCGGCCTGATGTAGTTGCTTATTCTCTGGGATTAGGAAAGATCACCCTTCTGGTAGACAATACACCATTTGCTCTTGTTGCACCCATTACTTTTTTCCATTTGTTCCAATCACCCGAGGACTATATTAATCGATGGGTAGTTTCCAGTTTTTTGCGAATCCTCCGATATATCAGTTTCATTCTGTCAATCACATTGATTCCTTTCTATGTGGCATTGACAACTCATCACTATCAAATGATTCCTATACAAACACTTCTAGTCTTGGTCGACTCAAGGAGCAAGCTTCCTTTCACTCCTTTTTGGGAAGCATTTATCATGTTAATTTTTATTGAAATCATAAAAGAAGCCAGTTTAAGGATGCCTACAAAAACAGGTCAAACACTTGGGGTTATTGGTGGTATTGTGATTGGTCAAGCAGCTGTTGAGGCTGGATTCGCTAGCAACGTATTAATTGTCATGGTTGGGATCTCGACGATAGCTTCCTTTCTTATTCCCAATTACCTTATGACAAAAGCAAATTCATTCATTCAATTGATGCTTCTTGTTTTTTCTTCTTTATTTGGGATAATTGGGATCGCACTGGGGATCATTGCCATTTTGGCCCATCTTAATAGCTTGTCTTCAATCAAGCAACCCTATTTTTCACCAGTTTCCCCCTTCTTCGGAAAGGATTGGATTGACTTATTCATACGAGGGCCATTAGACAAAATGTTGGAGCGTCCAAAGCATCTTAAACCTCTAAAACTGAAGAGATATAAAACTAGGAGATGA
- a CDS encoding GerAB/ArcD/ProY family transporter has protein sequence METHQLFKKNETYNGLYAMLLVNRLQMLYFFLIMPNILINPYMIWVLIAVGILSQLNLLLLSKWLLTRLSSNGYNGFVQLFGKKMVRFLSFIGLFFILLKLSVITLGFSEIVQTFILPSTDTNFLVFFILLFCFYVAGKGIEHTIRFVLISFFCTFWMITFFVFFFFPPIAQLSDLYPLIPMEWKVENWKAFFLILSSYSGPEFLVFLGPWLKTNNKTFRYLSYGNALTVVEYVFLFIASLLYFGSNYLSKSQYPIINMVRYFQNPVFERIDMIMLSFELFNLVFAVSLFLLLFYGASKIAFGKMSKPSSGKGLLFSVILIFIGMVLLNELFWKPWEKENFLLNLQIIAGSISYFLVPLVIVLVMKKEQGVKKHVSI, from the coding sequence ATGGAAACCCACCAATTATTTAAAAAGAATGAAACTTATAATGGGCTCTATGCCATGTTGTTGGTAAATCGCCTCCAAATGCTATACTTTTTTCTGATTATGCCAAACATCTTGATCAATCCATATATGATTTGGGTGCTTATAGCTGTCGGGATATTATCCCAACTAAACCTTCTTCTTTTATCTAAGTGGCTTTTAACCCGGTTATCTAGCAATGGATATAATGGATTTGTCCAATTGTTCGGGAAAAAAATGGTGCGATTTCTCTCTTTCATCGGGTTGTTCTTTATTCTACTTAAACTTTCCGTCATAACCTTAGGATTCAGCGAAATTGTTCAAACATTTATACTTCCATCAACAGATACAAATTTTCTTGTCTTTTTTATTTTGTTGTTCTGTTTTTATGTCGCAGGTAAGGGCATTGAACATACCATTCGTTTTGTGTTGATTTCTTTTTTCTGTACATTTTGGATGATCACATTTTTCGTTTTTTTCTTCTTTCCCCCAATAGCTCAACTTAGTGATTTGTATCCACTTATTCCAATGGAGTGGAAAGTAGAAAATTGGAAAGCTTTTTTTTTAATTTTGTCTTCCTATTCTGGGCCGGAATTTCTGGTGTTTTTGGGACCATGGCTTAAAACAAACAATAAAACCTTTCGCTATTTATCTTACGGCAACGCTCTCACCGTTGTAGAGTATGTATTCCTATTTATAGCATCCCTACTTTATTTCGGTTCCAATTATTTAAGTAAAAGTCAATATCCAATTATTAATATGGTCCGTTATTTTCAAAACCCAGTGTTTGAACGAATTGATATGATCATGCTTTCCTTTGAATTATTTAACTTAGTTTTTGCGGTTTCTCTATTTCTACTATTGTTTTATGGAGCATCTAAAATAGCTTTTGGTAAAATGAGCAAGCCGTCCAGTGGAAAAGGTTTATTATTCAGTGTAATCCTTATTTTTATCGGAATGGTTCTTTTGAATGAATTATTTTGGAAACCCTGGGAGAAGGAGAACTTTTTACTTAATCTTCAAATTATAGCTGGAAGCATAAGCTATTTTCTTGTACCACTTGTTATTGTTTTAGTAATGAAAAAAGAACAGGGGGTTAAAAAACATGTGTCTATATAA